The following coding sequences are from one Mustela lutreola isolate mMusLut2 chromosome 5, mMusLut2.pri, whole genome shotgun sequence window:
- the LOC131831200 gene encoding LOW QUALITY PROTEIN: olfactory receptor 2Y1B (The sequence of the model RefSeq protein was modified relative to this genomic sequence to represent the inferred CDS: inserted 2 bases in 1 codon) has product MLKSIMYINYPLILKSHCRVCGISCSDRAEEEIETANDSTGGDFILVGFSERPELELILSLFVLTFYTITLVGNVAIILLSILDTGFHTPMYFFLRNLSVLDLCFTTSIVPQMLVNMWGGNKKISYAGCMVQYWVALALGSTECVLLAVMAIDRXASWCSGFANSFLQSSMAIVLPRCGNRRVNHFFCELLIIVKLSCVDTGPTESKMFIARLIILGMPVSIILTTYLCITRAVVKMRPAEGRKKAFGTCASHLMVVSLFYGTIMFLYLQPKDNYSQDQSTALAVLYMILAPTLNPLIYTLRNKDVKKAVRRLIGKEQV; this is encoded by the exons ATGCTTAAATCCATTATGTATATTAATTACCCACTTATTCTTAAATCCCACTGCAGAGTGTGTGGGATCTCCTGCAGTGATAGGGCTGAAGAGGAGATTGAAACAGCTAATGACAGCACAGGTGGGGATTTCATCTTAGTGGGCTTCTCTGAGCGGCCTGAGTTAGagctgattctctccctctttgtcctGACATTCTACACGATAACCCTTGTGGGCAATGTGGCCATCATCTTGCTCTCGATCCTGGACACTGGAttccacacacccatgtacttcttccttagAAACCTCTCTGTTCTAGACCTCTGCTTCACTACCAGCATTGTCCCTCAGATGCTCGTGAACATGTGGGGTGGCAACAAGAAGATTAGCTATGCTGGCTGCATGGTCCAGTACTGGGTGGCCTTGGCACTTGGCTCCACTGAGTGTGTTCTCCTTGCAGTGATGGCAATAGACCG AGCTTCCTGGTGTTCTGGTTTTGCCAACTCCTTTCTACAGTCCTCAATGGCCATAGTGCTGCCTCGATGTGGAAACCGGCGTGTGAACCATTTCTTTTGTGAACTGTTGATCATTGTTAAACTCTCCTGTGTGGATACTGGCCCAACAGAATCTAAAATGTTTATCGCCCGGCTAATCATCCTAGGCATGCCTGTCTCCATCATCTTGACCACTTATCTGTGCATCACCAGAGCCGTAGTAAAAATGcgcccagcagaaggaaggaaaaaggccttTGGGACCTGTGCCTCCCACCTAATGGTAGTCTCACTCTTCTATGGGACCATTATGTTTTTGTATCTGCAGCCCAAGGACAACTACTCCCAGGACCAGAGCACAGCACTGGCGGTGCTATACATGATCCTTGCTCCAACACTCAACCCTCTGATCTACACACTGAGGaataaggatgtgaagaaagcaGTCAGGAGGTTGATAGGGAAGGAGCAGGTATAG